AGTAGAAAATACTAAAGCTAAAGTTGCTAATGAGCAATTCCTTGTTGCTAACAAAGCAAAAGCAGGTGTTGTTACTACCGCTAGCGGTCTTCAGTACGAAGTAGTTGCTATGGGTAAAGGACCAAAACCAACAATTAACGACAAAGTAAAAGTTAAATACCGTGGTACTACAATTGACGGTAAAGAATTTGACAAAAACGAACAAGGTGTATCATTCCCTCTGAATGGTGTAATCAAAGGCTGGAGCGAAGGTATCCAACTGATGCCTGTTGGTTCTAAATTCAAATTGTACATTCCTTACCAGTTGGCTTACGGCGAAACCGGCAACCAGGCTATCAAACCTTTCTCTACTTTGATTTTCGAAGTTGAATTGGTAGCTATCGAAAAAGGTGATGCTGCATCTGCACAGGCTGATCAAGCAGCTCAAATGCAAGCAGCTCAGGCTGCTGCTGCACAAGCTCAAGCTGCACAAGCTCGTTAATCCATTCCTTATAAATAATCAAAGAAACCTGAGACTTAAAAGTTTCAGGTTTTTTTATGCTCAATATTAAATCCCGTTTGCCCGAAAGGGGATTTTTAGATACTTTTGCCCTTCGGAAAATCTAAAGACTAAATTATATACCACATGAATGTGATTCAAACAGAAATACCTGAGGTTTTGATATTCGAGCCAAAGGTATTTGGTGACCATCGAGGCTACTTTTTCGAATCATTCCGACAGGATGTCTTTGACAAAGCTGTCGGACGAAAAATCGAATTTATACAGGACAATCAATCCAAATCATCTTACGGCGTGCTCCGCGGACTGCACTTTCAGCGCCAACCTCATACACAAAGCAAACTGGTACGTTGTATTGAAGGAGAAGTACTCGATGTGGCTGTTGATATGAGAGTCGGTTCACCGACCTACGGTAAACACGTCGCAGTTCGTTTGTCTGCTGAAAATCATCGTCAGTTGTGGGTTCCACAGGGATTTGCACACGGTTTTGCCGTATTGAGCGAAACCGCTGTTTTTGCCTATAAATGCGACAACTACTATTGTCCGGAATATGATGGCGGGGTTCTTTGGAACGACCCTGCACTAAATATTGACTGGTTGATTCCGAATAAAGATGTGAAACTGTCGGAAAAAGATAAAGTCCAGCCGCTATTTGAAACAGTAAAATGCTTCCAATATTAAGATATAAGAAATGCCCTCCGGTGATAATTCCGAAGGGCATTGTTGTTTATAGTGACTGACGTCTGACAAAGCGTATAAAGTCCTCAATCACTCCCCCGCTCTTCCCTTGCAATTCAATGAACTGAAAGGTACGAAAGATATCAAAATCCTTTATCTCAATCACCTTAAACCGACCATTAAAGATATCCTTGTTTACCGAACGGATGGAGACTATTCCAATACTATCCGAATTTTCAAGAAAAAGCTTGATACTTTCCGTACTGCCAAGTTGCATCAGGACGGACATATCCGAAAGCTTCAGGTGATGCTTCTTCAACTCCTCATCGAATACCTCGAGCGTACCGGAACCATGTTCCCGTAACACCAGTGGCAGATGCCTTAATTCATCCAGCGTAACTTCGTCATGTTGAGCCAGGATACTTTTTACAGAAGTAATAGCCACCAACACATCTTTCATGTAAAGGCTATATCGCAGATTAGGATTACGACTCTGACCTTCAATGATCCCCAGGTCGATTTTTTTATCGAGCAAGGCTTTTTCAATCTGCGCAGTATTTCCACTTAACACGGTAAGTTTAAGTTCTGGAAATTTCTTCAGAAAAGCCGCCAATACTGGAGGTAACACATACTGAGAAATGGTAGAGCTTGCTCCGATGCGTAATTCACCGGTAAAACGGGCTGTAAGCAAGTTCATTTCATAATCAAGCTGACGGAAAGCCTCCACGATACGGTCAGCATGGGAAAGCAGCAATTCTCCCTCCGGAGTAATACGGATATGGGTACCGATCGTGCGCTCGAAAAGACGAACCTTGTATTGCGACTCCAATTCCTGGATATGCTTGGTTACAGCAGGTTGAGAGATCAACATCTCTTTAGCCGCCCTGGAAAAGCTTTGATTACGAGCTACACTCTGGAACACTTTTAATCGGAAATCCATATTATTCTACGTTTAGTGATTCAAACAAAGATAAGGGATAAAAAAAGAAAAGGCACGAAAAACTGTTCATTTTTCGTGCCTTTTTATGATTCTGGTTATTTATCAGAACTTCTCAGCCAAATGCTCCAGCTTGGAAACATTATCGGCAATTGTCTCGGCTGAAACGCTGTAGTTCTGCAACTTACCTGCAAAATACTGATCGTATGAAGCCATATCAATCAGACCATGACCAGAAAGGTTGAACAAGATGGTTTTCTCAACACCTTCCTCTTTCGCACGCAAGGCCTCACGAATAGCCACAGCAATAGCGTGAGTCGATTCCGGCGCAGGAATAATACCTTCTGTCCGGGCAAAGAGCGTTCCTGCCTCGAAGGTTTCCAACTGAGGAACATCTTCAGCAACCACAAAGTGATCTTTTACCAACTGGCTCACAATAGAACCTGCACCGTGATAACGAAGCCCACCAGCGTGAATATCAGCAGGCTGGAAATTGTGTCCAAGTGTGTACATCGGCAACAGCGGAGTCAATCCTACCGTATCTCCAAAGTCATACTGGAATACACCGCGTGTCAGTTTAGGACAAGATGAAGGCTCTGCTGCAATAACCTTGAGTTTTTTACCTTCTTCCAACGTATGACGCAGGAATGGAAAAGCAATACCTGAGAAGTTGGAACCGCCACCGAAACAACCAATCACCACATCAGGGAAGTCACCCGCCATCTCCATCTGCTTTTCAGCTTCAAGGCCGATGATAGTCTGGTGAAGAATCACGTGGTTAAGCACGCTACCTAAAGCATAACGGGTATCAGGGTCTTTAGCCGCCATTTCAACAGCCTCAGAAATAGCAATACCCAGGCTGCCTGATGAATTCGGGTTCTCGGCAAGGATTTTGCGGCCACTCTCTGTCAATGTACTTGGAGAAGCCACAACCTGTGCTCCCCAGGTGTTCATCATTGATTTGCGGTAAGGTTTTTGCTCGTAACTCACCTTAACCATGAAGATACTTAAATCAATTCCGAACAATTTGCAGGCAAAGCTCAACGCTGTCCCCCACTGACCGGCTCCGGTTTCAGTGGTAATGCGTTTGATGCCCTCCATTTTATTGTAATAAGCCTGAGGAATAGCAGAGTTCAGTTTATGTGAGCCAACCGGGCTTACGCTTTCGTTTTTAAAGTAAATCTTTGCCGGCGTATCCAGTGCTTTTTCCAGGCCGTAAGCACGTACCAACGGCGTCGGGCGGTATATTTTATAAAGGTCTTGCACTTCTTCAGGAATCTCAATCCATTTCTCCTGGGAAATTTCCTGTTGAATCAGCCCTTTTGCAAAAATCGGCTCCAAGTCAGCAGGATTCAACGGTTCTTTCGTTGCAGGATTCAACGGAGGAAGTGGTTTGTTTTTCATATCAGCCACAATGTTGTACCATTGTGTTGGCATTTCATTTTCAGTCAATACGAACTTTTTCTGTTTCATTTTCAGTTTATATTAGAAATTGTATTATGAACATTGAGGGTAAGGCAAAAGTATAAATTTCGGTTTAATAACCTTTGTCTTTTCCCGATTATATTCAAAAAAACCGCCTCAACAAACTGTTGAAGCGGTTTTCCCTGAATATCTTCAGAATTCTATTCCTGACGTTCGAGCAACCAAATATCCTGGAAGTCAGGAGCATATTTAGCTTTAAAGCTGTCTCTTTCAGATGCAGCTGCCTCTTTTGTATCAAAGCTGGATACAATCACGCGAAACATCTGCTTTTCGTTCTGAGCAATAATTACTTTATACCCGTTTTTCTCCATTTTGTCCTTCAGCACATTTGCATTTGTCTGATTCACAAAGCTACCAATCACAACGCTGAATTTGCGTAAGCCTGATGCATCAGCAGCAAGTACCGGAGTGATCTTTTCTTTGCGGACAGCAACCTGTGCGTTGGTTGAGCGGGTTACAGTTACATTAGGTTGAGTAGCCTGTTCTGCAGCATTGGTGTTAACTTCAGGAGCTACAACCTCTTTCTCTTTCGCTCTGTCAAAAGCATTTTTGTAAGCAGTCTTTTTGGTTTTACAAGACGTAGCACCGACAGCTAGAAGTACTACAAAAGAATAAAATATCAGCTTTTTCATAGTCCGTGTGATTTTAATGATTACAAATATAAGAAAAATACAAAACCGACATCAATAAACAGCTATAAATTAAGGTCTGAACCCAATTTATGCTGCAAATTGAGCAAGGTCATTTTAGATTACAATTACAACACCCCCTTGGTGGAAGGCAATTCGTAGTTAAAGATATCCCTTCTTACAGCCATTTTAATTGCTCTGGCCAATGCTTTGAAGATACCTTCGATTTTATGATGCTCATTCTGACCTTCTGCTTTGATGTTCAGGTTCATTTTGGCTGCATCACTGAGTGATTTGAAGAAATGCAGAAACATTTCGGTAGGCATATCCCCTACTTTTTCGCGATTAAACACGGCATCCCACACCAGCCAAGGGCGTCCGCCGAAATCAAGAGCTACACTACAGAGACAGTCATCCATCGGCAGACAGTAACCATAGCGTTCAATGCCCCGTTTATTGCCTAAAGCCTGAAAAAGGGCATCACCCAGAGCAATCGCTGTATCTTCGATGGTGTGATGTTCATCCACATGAAGGTCTCCTTTTACTTTGATAGTCAAATCCATTCCGGAGTGTTTGCCAATCTGCTCCAGCATGTGGTCGAAAAAGCCAAGTCCGGTTTCGATATCGCAACGACCTTTTCCATCCAGATTGATTTCTACCAGAATATTGGTTTCGTGGGTAACGCGCTGCACTTTAGCCCGGCGTTCACCGGCAAAGAGGAATTCGGTAATCTCATCCCAGTCAGTTGAAATCAATACGCAAGACTCCTCCAGATTATTTTCGGCAATCAAAGGCTCCGCCACCTCAGCAGGCTGCATAAAGATAGCCTTACATCCGAGATTTTGCGCCAGCATCACATCTGTGACACGGTCTCCAATCACATAGCAGGAAGACAAATCATATTCATCGGTCAGGTATTTGGGAAACATGCCAATACCGGGCTTCCGGGTCGGCTTATTTTCATGTGGGAAAGATTTATCAATCAGAACATCATCAAATGTAACCCCCTCGTTTTCGAACGCCTGCAAAAACATATTATGAGGCGGATGGAAGGTATGCTCGGGGAATGATTCCGTACCTAAACCGTCCTGATTGGTCACAATCACCAATTCGAAATCGAGGTTTTTGCGGATAAAATAGAGATTGCGGAAAACCTTGGGTACGAACTCCAGTTTTTCCAGACTATCGAGTTGATAATCAACGGGTGGTTCTACCACTAATGTTCCGTCACGATCGATAAATAATGCTTTCTTTTTCATCATTCAAAGTAATATGTGCATACTGACAACTCAGTTGCAACAGATTGACACTGATATTTTCTTTAAGTTCTTAACCAGGTACGGTTAAATAGCTTTCATCGCATCCAGCAGAGTCTTGTTCTCCTCCGGAGTTCCTACCGTGATACGCAGACAGCCTTCACAAAGCGTTACCGAATGACGGTTGCGCACGATGATTCCCTGCTCTACCAACTTATTGTAAATACCGTTGGCATCTCCTACTTTCACCAAAACGAAGTTGGCATCTGTTGGATAAATCTTCTGCACGTAAGGTAACTGATTCAACTGTTCCACCAGATTCTGACGCTCGTTGAGCAAAACATTCACCCAGTCCTTCACCTGATCAGCATTAGCCAATACTTTCAGCGCCTGCTCCTGAGTCAGTTGATTGACGTTGTAAGGATATTTAATCTTATTGAGTACCGAGATGATTTCTTTGCTGGCAAATGCCATTCCCAGACGGATAGCTGCACTTCCCCATGCTTTAGAGAATGTCTGCAACACAATCAGGTTCGGGAAATTATCCAGATCAGAAAGGAAAGTACCTTTATCTGAGAAATCGATGTAGGCTTCATCCACGATAACGATACCGCCGAATCCGTTCAAAACACGGATGATTTCTTCTTTTGGAAAAGCATTTCCGGTCGGATTGTTGGGAGAACAAAGGAAAATTATTTTGGTTTTGGCATCCACAGCTTTCATCAAAGCATCCACATCGAGTTGGAAGTCTTCGGTCAGGCGGACTTTCCGGTATTCGATATTATTGATATCGGCGCAAACCTGATACATGCCGTAAGTCGGATCAATAGCGACCACGTTTTCCACTCCGGGCTCGCAGAATGCACGGAAGACCAAATCAATCGGCTCATCGCTGCCATTACCCAACAGGATATTCTCGCGTGACACACCTTTCACCTTTTCAATTTGCTCTTTTACCACCCATTGCAAAGGATCCGGGTAGCGGTTATAGGGCGCGTTATAGGGATTTTCGTTCGCATCGAGGTAAACAGAAGCCTCTCCTTTAAATTCATCACGCGCTGATGAGTAAGGCTTCAGACTCCAGATGTTTGGACGAACAAGTTCTTGTAAATTCATTTCTTTTAGGAGTTAGAGGGAGTTAGAAGGAGTTATAGGAGAACTACAAACTCAACAAACATCTAACTCTCTAAATTTATATTTCTACAAAATTATTCTCACTCTGATTATAGCGTTTTCAAGCGAACCGTTACCGCATTCTTATGCGCATCCAGCAACTCGGCAGCAGCCATCGTTTCGATAACAGGCCCGAGCTGCTTCAACCCTTCGGCTGTAATCTCCTGGAATGTAATTTTCTTGATAAAACTATCCAGATTCACACCGCTATAGGCTGTAGCATAACCGTTTGTAGGCAAGGTATGATTGGTTCCTGACGCATAATCACCTGCACTTTCAGGCGTGTAATGCCCCATAAATACCGAACCGGCATTGATGATTTGCCCTGAAAGCTCACGGTAGTTTTCGGTTTCGATAATCAGGTGCTCCGGTGCGTATTGGTTTGTCAGACGCACTACCTCATCCCAATCTTTTACCACGATAATTTTGCTATGGTTCAATGACTTTTCAGCCAGTTCACGACGGGGAAGAACGGACAACTGAGCTTCAATCTCTGCCAACACCGGTTCAACTACTGATTCGTCGCAAGTCACCAGAATAGACTGGCTGTCAGCTCCGTGCTCAGCCTGAGACAAGAAATCAGACGCTACAAATGCCGGATTTGCAGTAGCATCGGCAATCACCTGTACTTCTGAAGGACCGGCAGGCATGTCAATCGCCACATCTTTGAGGCTGACCAATTGCTTAGCTGCTGTCACATATTGATTACCCGGACCAAATATCTTATAAGTTTTAGGCACACTTTCCGTGCCGTAAGCCATTGAACCGATAGCCTGGATACCACCGATTTTAAAGACCTTGCTCACTCCTGCTGATTTCGCAGCAAACAGAATCGCCGGGTGAATCTTTCCTTCGCGGTTAGGAGGCGTACAAAGTACAATCTCGCTACAGCCCGCGATGCGTGCCGGGACTGCCAGCATGAGCACCGTAGAGAATAGCGGAGCTGTACCGCCCGGTACATAGAGACCGACTTTCTCAATAGCCACAGCTTTCTGCCAACAGGTTACACCGTTCATGGTCACCACCAGCTTGCCTTCAAAACGTTGTGAAGCATGGAAAGTCTCGATATTCTTCATCGCAGTCAGGATAGCCGATTTGAGCTCAGAAGAAACCATCGTTTCCGCTTCTGCTATTTCATCGGCTGTAACCTGCAAAGAGGTCAGTTCTACCTTATCGAACTTCAGCTCGTACTCCTTCACGGCTTCATCTCCGCGTGAACGAATATCGTTAAGTACCCCTTGAACGGTACCAAATAACGATGTCGTGTCCATTGCCGGACGGGCAAGTAATGCTGCCCATTCGCTTTGGGTTGGATATTTGACGATTTTCATAATTAGCAAATTAGCAAATTAGCAAATTAGCAAATGAATACACCCCTAATTGCTGAATCGCATTATTTATTATTCGATTTTGATGAACCAATGATTTTATTCAGTATCCGAATTATAACTGCATTTTTCTCTTGAAGCTCAATACAATCCGGATATTGTTTAGAACGGTTGCATAACACCAACCAGAAATCCGTCTCATCGGCTTCTTTCGCTGCTATCTTCATTTTATGAATAAAATCAATTTTGCTTTCTGCATTTTGAGCTTCTCTGACATTGGCTCCGATAGATGTTCCACTCTTTAATACCTGTTTAGCAATGACGAACTTCCATTTTCTTCCAAAAGCTCAGCATATTGGATAATATCCAATGCAAAATCAAGGCTCAAATTAAGAATCACATTCCCTTTATTTTCCATAAGTCAAAGAATTTCAATTCGCAAATTAGCTTCAGTCATTTGCTAATTTGCGAATCCTCAAATTTGCAAATTAAAGAATCATCTTCTCAATCGGCACGACCAAAATACCCTGAGCTCCAAGACCTTTAATCTTGTTGATTACATCCCAGAATTGTTTGTCGTCGATTACCGAATGAACAGAGCTCCAACCCTCTTCTGCCAATGGCATAATGGTAGGGCTTTTCATTCCCGGAAGAGTATTGATAATCTCTTTCAGGTTTTCGTTAGGAGCGTTAAGCAGGATGTATTTTTTGCCTTCTGCTTTCTGTACAGAGTCGAAACGGAACATCAGTTCATCCAGAATCTCTTTCTTCTCTTCTGACAATGCGTTGTGGCCAATCAGAACAGCTTCAGATTGCATTACAATCTCCACCTCTTTCAGGTGATTGCTTACCAATGTGCTTCCGGAGCTAACGATATCAAAAATTGCATCTGACAAACCGATACCCGGAGCGATTTCCACCGAACCGGTAATCACATGAATATCCGCTTTGATATTGTTTGCATTCAGGAAGTTTTGCAGAATTACCGGATAAGAGGTTGCAATTTTTTTACCATTGAACCAGTTTACCCCCTGATAATCCACATCTTTAGGAATAGCCAGGGAAATACGGCATTTGCTGAAACCGAGGCGTTTTACGATTTGTGCATCTTCTTCTTTTTCCACAAATTCGTTTTCGCCCACGATACCTACATCGGCAACACCCGATGCCACTGACTGTGGAATATCGTCATCACGAAGGAAAAGTACTTCGATAGGGAAATTCTTTGAAGGAATCAGAAGGGTACGTTTAGCATTCGAGAGTTTGATGCCTGCTTCTTTCATCAACTCCATAGTTTCTTCGTAAAGACGGCCTTTAGCCTGCACTGCGATTCGTAACATAGCTTTGTTGTTTGTATAGTTATTGTTATTCGTTTATATCATTTGTCAACTACCCGGAGGTATTATTTCTCCTACCCCTAAATCCCCTGAAGGGGACTTGAAGAGAGTGCAAAACATTAAGATTATCACACACCACTGCTTCTCTAAACGCAGAAAAACTGGTATTTTCACTGCTGCAAAGTCCCCTTCAGGGGATTTAGGGGTTATAGAGAGTGATTGGAAATAATAAAAAAGGCTCACCGGAAACGGCAAGCCTTTGCATAAATATCGTTTGTAAACATACATGACAAAACAGCCCACCGAGTATTACTGCTGGAAATGGTGATGACCGTGATGAAATGTTGTTGCGTACATATTCTTTTAATTTGTCGCAAATATAGACCAAAATATTGGAACCGCTATAATATTCACTGTACAAATTCTGTTTTCAGGGATTTTTTTCTGTCCTAAAACAGTTTTTATTACCGACTCGCTCCTATTGCCCCATGTTATTTCGGGAAAATCGTTTTTCTTTGTAAGACAATTCCCAATGACCACATAAACTTTGAATTAAAAAAATGGATTTACATCAGGTGTTTACTTACGCATTCTGGATTATTTTCCTGATTGCATTTGTTATTGATTTTCGATTTACCGGTACCAAAGACCGAACGATGAGTGTAAAAAAAGCCATCGGCTGGACACTTTTCTGGATTGCGATTGCCTTTGCTTACGATGCATTTATCTATCTTTATTATCCGCAAAATCCGGAAACGACCGTTTCCACAGCGCACACCATGGGACTAAAATTCTTGTCAGGGTTCCTCATGGAAAAATCGCTTTCGGTGGACAACCTCTTTGTGTTTATCGTAATTTTCTCTTCCATGGGCATCCGTGAAGAGAAACAAGCCAAACTACTAAAACTCGGAATCCTTCTTTCCATTATACTGAGAATCATCTTTATCCTTGCCGGTATGAGCCTGGTACACCAGTTTGAATGGTTGTTCTATGTATTCGGAGGTATCCTTGTATTTACCGCTATTAAGATGCTGGTCAAAAAGGAGGAACTGGAAGAGGTTCACCCAGAAAAGAATATGATGTACAAATGGGCCTCTAAGATCTTTCCGATAGATGCTCATTCCGACAAACTGATTCTCTTCAAAGAGGGCAAAATCACCGTGAGTTACCTGTTTCTGGCACTGCTCGTGATTGCATCCTCCGACGTATTGTTTGCAGTCGACTCCATCCCTGCCATCATCGGTATTATCCGCGAAGGCGCCCAGGGGATATTGACCAGCAGTCAGGAAAACTTTATTGCGATTTCTTCCAATATGTTTGCCGTGATGGGATTGGCCTCCCTATATTTTGCACTAAAGAGTGTGATGAATTCATTCCACTATCTAAAGGTGGGGGTAGCTGTCATCCTGGCCTTTATCGGATTCAAAATGTTGGTTGCCGATGCCGCATTCTTCAAAGCGATATTCGAAGAAAACCACTGGATCTCTTTCGCTGTAATTGTTACAACCATTTTCATTTCTATCATTGCCTCTATTGTCAAAAATAAGATTGAAGAGAAAAAAGGCTGAAACACAATCTGGAAGCTACATATTTATTAGAATATCAACAAATGGACCTCATGTTGGTCCATTTGCTGATATATACCCAATTGTTGATATTACAGAGCCTCTTGATTTGCTCTTTAATGGCCTCTATTTTGTCTTTTCACCCCTGTAAATCTCACCATCATCTATATATTTTGCTTCGGTGAAGCTTTAATTCGCATCAGAACTACTTTATTTTGCTTCGCGGTCTCTATAATTTGCGTCTGAGCCGCTTTATGTTACCCCGAGGTTTCTTTATTTTGCGTTGGTGCTGCTATAATTTGCTCCGGAGTTGATTTATTTTACATTGGGGCGCCTTTAATTGACTTTGGGGGAGCTTGAATTTGCATCGGGGCAAATAGACTTGACAGACTCCCCAATCAAACCATCCCCCACCCCGTTTGTTTTAACCCTGAAACAAGATCCTCCCAACACCTTACGCCATGAACTCAGAGCTCATATTCACCCTCTCTTTCTGGTTGATTTTTATCCTCGGTTTCACCATCGATTTCCGCATAACCGGTAAAAAGCATTTTCATATCACATTCAAAAAGGCGGTGGGATGGACTCTGTTCTGGATTAGCTCTGCCCTGCTCTATTGCGCGTCAATCTACTTTTTCTATCCGCAAAACCCGGGCAG
The Parabacteroides sp. FAFU027 DNA segment above includes these coding regions:
- a CDS encoding FKBP-type peptidyl-prolyl cis-trans isomerase, which produces MKKSISLIAAALIIAVSFTSCSKKSAKMKNETDSLSYALGINLGNMFKENAAQIPGGKNKVDSVIAGFKAGLGESEQSYILGLSYASNISNQFKQMTEGQKVNKDLVLKAFIAALKGDSATAMNNEAANMYLRSYVPKSKKVENTKAKVANEQFLVANKAKAGVVTTASGLQYEVVAMGKGPKPTINDKVKVKYRGTTIDGKEFDKNEQGVSFPLNGVIKGWSEGIQLMPVGSKFKLYIPYQLAYGETGNQAIKPFSTLIFEVELVAIEKGDAASAQADQAAQMQAAQAAAAQAQAAQAR
- the rfbC gene encoding dTDP-4-dehydrorhamnose 3,5-epimerase produces the protein MNVIQTEIPEVLIFEPKVFGDHRGYFFESFRQDVFDKAVGRKIEFIQDNQSKSSYGVLRGLHFQRQPHTQSKLVRCIEGEVLDVAVDMRVGSPTYGKHVAVRLSAENHRQLWVPQGFAHGFAVLSETAVFAYKCDNYYCPEYDGGVLWNDPALNIDWLIPNKDVKLSEKDKVQPLFETVKCFQY
- a CDS encoding LysR family transcriptional regulator, which produces MDFRLKVFQSVARNQSFSRAAKEMLISQPAVTKHIQELESQYKVRLFERTIGTHIRITPEGELLLSHADRIVEAFRQLDYEMNLLTARFTGELRIGASSTISQYVLPPVLAAFLKKFPELKLTVLSGNTAQIEKALLDKKIDLGIIEGQSRNPNLRYSLYMKDVLVAITSVKSILAQHDEVTLDELRHLPLVLREHGSGTLEVFDEELKKHHLKLSDMSVLMQLGSTESIKLFLENSDSIGIVSIRSVNKDIFNGRFKVIEIKDFDIFRTFQFIELQGKSGGVIEDFIRFVRRQSL
- a CDS encoding TrpB-like pyridoxal phosphate-dependent enzyme — protein: MKQKKFVLTENEMPTQWYNIVADMKNKPLPPLNPATKEPLNPADLEPIFAKGLIQQEISQEKWIEIPEEVQDLYKIYRPTPLVRAYGLEKALDTPAKIYFKNESVSPVGSHKLNSAIPQAYYNKMEGIKRITTETGAGQWGTALSFACKLFGIDLSIFMVKVSYEQKPYRKSMMNTWGAQVVASPSTLTESGRKILAENPNSSGSLGIAISEAVEMAAKDPDTRYALGSVLNHVILHQTIIGLEAEKQMEMAGDFPDVVIGCFGGGSNFSGIAFPFLRHTLEEGKKLKVIAAEPSSCPKLTRGVFQYDFGDTVGLTPLLPMYTLGHNFQPADIHAGGLRYHGAGSIVSQLVKDHFVVAEDVPQLETFEAGTLFARTEGIIPAPESTHAIAVAIREALRAKEEGVEKTILFNLSGHGLIDMASYDQYFAGKLQNYSVSAETIADNVSKLEHLAEKF
- a CDS encoding SPOR domain-containing protein, with the protein product MKKLIFYSFVVLLAVGATSCKTKKTAYKNAFDRAKEKEVVAPEVNTNAAEQATQPNVTVTRSTNAQVAVRKEKITPVLAADASGLRKFSVVIGSFVNQTNANVLKDKMEKNGYKVIIAQNEKQMFRVIVSSFDTKEAAASERDSFKAKYAPDFQDIWLLERQE
- the hisB gene encoding bifunctional histidinol-phosphatase/imidazoleglycerol-phosphate dehydratase HisB: MKKKALFIDRDGTLVVEPPVDYQLDSLEKLEFVPKVFRNLYFIRKNLDFELVIVTNQDGLGTESFPEHTFHPPHNMFLQAFENEGVTFDDVLIDKSFPHENKPTRKPGIGMFPKYLTDEYDLSSCYVIGDRVTDVMLAQNLGCKAIFMQPAEVAEPLIAENNLEESCVLISTDWDEITEFLFAGERRAKVQRVTHETNILVEINLDGKGRCDIETGLGFFDHMLEQIGKHSGMDLTIKVKGDLHVDEHHTIEDTAIALGDALFQALGNKRGIERYGYCLPMDDCLCSVALDFGGRPWLVWDAVFNREKVGDMPTEMFLHFFKSLSDAAKMNLNIKAEGQNEHHKIEGIFKALARAIKMAVRRDIFNYELPSTKGVL
- the hisC gene encoding histidinol-phosphate transaminase — encoded protein: MNLQELVRPNIWSLKPYSSARDEFKGEASVYLDANENPYNAPYNRYPDPLQWVVKEQIEKVKGVSRENILLGNGSDEPIDLVFRAFCEPGVENVVAIDPTYGMYQVCADINNIEYRKVRLTEDFQLDVDALMKAVDAKTKIIFLCSPNNPTGNAFPKEEIIRVLNGFGGIVIVDEAYIDFSDKGTFLSDLDNFPNLIVLQTFSKAWGSAAIRLGMAFASKEIISVLNKIKYPYNVNQLTQEQALKVLANADQVKDWVNVLLNERQNLVEQLNQLPYVQKIYPTDANFVLVKVGDANGIYNKLVEQGIIVRNRHSVTLCEGCLRITVGTPEENKTLLDAMKAI
- the hisD gene encoding histidinol dehydrogenase, whose product is MKIVKYPTQSEWAALLARPAMDTTSLFGTVQGVLNDIRSRGDEAVKEYELKFDKVELTSLQVTADEIAEAETMVSSELKSAILTAMKNIETFHASQRFEGKLVVTMNGVTCWQKAVAIEKVGLYVPGGTAPLFSTVLMLAVPARIAGCSEIVLCTPPNREGKIHPAILFAAKSAGVSKVFKIGGIQAIGSMAYGTESVPKTYKIFGPGNQYVTAAKQLVSLKDVAIDMPAGPSEVQVIADATANPAFVASDFLSQAEHGADSQSILVTCDESVVEPVLAEIEAQLSVLPRRELAEKSLNHSKIIVVKDWDEVVRLTNQYAPEHLIIETENYRELSGQIINAGSVFMGHYTPESAGDYASGTNHTLPTNGYATAYSGVNLDSFIKKITFQEITAEGLKQLGPVIETMAAAELLDAHKNAVTVRLKTL
- a CDS encoding four helix bundle protein — translated: MAKQVLKSGTSIGANVREAQNAESKIDFIHKMKIAAKEADETDFWLVLCNRSKQYPDCIELQEKNAVIIRILNKIIGSSKSNNK
- the hisG gene encoding ATP phosphoribosyltransferase, whose amino-acid sequence is MLRIAVQAKGRLYEETMELMKEAGIKLSNAKRTLLIPSKNFPIEVLFLRDDDIPQSVASGVADVGIVGENEFVEKEEDAQIVKRLGFSKCRISLAIPKDVDYQGVNWFNGKKIATSYPVILQNFLNANNIKADIHVITGSVEIAPGIGLSDAIFDIVSSGSTLVSNHLKEVEIVMQSEAVLIGHNALSEEKKEILDELMFRFDSVQKAEGKKYILLNAPNENLKEIINTLPGMKSPTIMPLAEEGWSSVHSVIDDKQFWDVINKIKGLGAQGILVVPIEKMIL
- a CDS encoding TerC/Alx family metal homeostasis membrane protein, producing MDLHQVFTYAFWIIFLIAFVIDFRFTGTKDRTMSVKKAIGWTLFWIAIAFAYDAFIYLYYPQNPETTVSTAHTMGLKFLSGFLMEKSLSVDNLFVFIVIFSSMGIREEKQAKLLKLGILLSIILRIIFILAGMSLVHQFEWLFYVFGGILVFTAIKMLVKKEELEEVHPEKNMMYKWASKIFPIDAHSDKLILFKEGKITVSYLFLALLVIASSDVLFAVDSIPAIIGIIREGAQGILTSSQENFIAISSNMFAVMGLASLYFALKSVMNSFHYLKVGVAVILAFIGFKMLVADAAFFKAIFEENHWISFAVIVTTIFISIIASIVKNKIEEKKG